AGTTTCTTTTATCCTTCGTAGTTCCCCCGGGAGTTTTCTTACTGCCTTTGCTGATTTGGTGGATTCTTATGCTTCGGAAGCGTACTCGCGTTCACTTACTTATTCTGTTTTTCCTTGTGAGTTTCTATGCAAGCACAATCTCACTCGTTTCGGATACGATATTAGGTCGACTTGAACAACTCTATGAGCCGCCTCAAAACATCCAGGGCGAAGCAATTATCGTATTAGCAGGAGGAGCAACCCTCGATACATTAGGGGCCGGCGGTCCCGGTGATCCATCCGGCGAAACGGCCAATCGTCTACTTGCCGCCGCTGCTCTGTATAAAAAACTGGATATTCCAATCATTATTTCCGTCGGCAAAGTATATCCGGATACTGGTTTTGAGGCCATGGTAAGCAAAAATTGGTTGGTTGCAATGGGAATTCCGGAAAATAAGGTCTGGGTGGAAAATAAAAGCCGTAACACAGAAGATAATATTAAGTATGTGAAGAGTATCCTTGATGAAAACAAAATAACCGAACCAATATTAGTTACATCAGCATTGCACATGGCCCGTTCCGTTCAACATTTCGAGGAAGAAGGTATAGAGATCATCCCATACCCTACCGGTTATATGGTAAGCAAATCCTTGAAATTGTATCCCGAGAGATTTCTGCCTTCATACGAAGCCGTAAACAAACTGGGCCATGCATTGAAAGAATATCTTGGGTTGCTATTATTGCGTATCTAATCGATGAAACACTGCAATGAAGCCAAGTGATCTAAACTACGGTGTGTAGTATAATAGAAAAGTTATTATTTTGTCAAATAGAAACTATAAAAGTGGGGCCTATGATAGACTATTAATGTCGCTTTTGTGAATTGGGAGGAAACCGTAGAACGCTGTCGAATTATGTATCCTTGAGATTGTGCCGAACTTCATAACGAAGACGGGGGATCCGTATTGGGTGAATTGATCTCGATTGTCGAAGATCATAGGGAACCTTCAACCGAACCCTTAGCTAACCTCGTAGGCAACTGAAGGAGGATACATAAATGAAGAAGGTGAGTTTGTTGTTGTCGGGTGCATTGCTGGCCATGGCATTTCAGGCCAACGTTGCCCTAGCTGACGACACGAAGTTAGAGAGTGCAGTTAATGAAGTTGTTGGTACGCCTTACCTATGGGGAGGCACGACAACCGAAGGATTCGACTGCTCCGGATTTCTTTCGTATATTTTCAAACAATTTAGCACCCAACTCCCTAGAACCTCCAAATTGCAAGCCGAAGCTGGAGACAAAGTAGCGAAAGCAGATTTAAGACCCGGCGATCTTGTGTTTTTTAATACGGATGGAAAAGGGATTTCCCACGCAGGTGTCTACATTGGTGACGGTCGCTTCGCTCACTCTTCCAGCAGCTACGGCGTACGCATTAGCGGCTTGGACGAAGAGTACTATAAGACTCGATACGTAACAGCAAGGCGTATTGTTTATGGTCAAAATTATTTGTCGATGGAAGAAAAGCTATCCCATGAGTCCGAGACGACGGTATTGACAGAGTCCAATTAATCTTTCGAACGTAAATAGACCGCCGAGACGGCGGTCTATTTACATAGATTAATTTGCAGAATAGATTGTCCCTTCCCTTCTTGACACACCTCACATTGTAAATGGGAATTCCATTGTAAATTTAGTCTTTTCTCTGTTGCTATCGCAATAAATTCTCCCACCATTCTTTTCTATGATCTGTTTACAGATAGCTAGACCGAGACCCGTACCTTCTTTTTTATTCGTCACAAACGGTGAAAACATCTGATCTCTGATTTCTGCAGAAACTTCTGGGCCATTGTTTTCGATACACAAAAAGTAGTGGTTTTCTTTATTGTAACCCGTAATCTTGATTTCTCGTTCTTTATCGATCTCTAACAGCGCATCAATACTGTTATTAATAATATTAGATAATACCTGCTGGAGCCCCACTTTCTGTACGTTTAATTTACTGTCTGAAATCTCGATTGTAAACCTTATGTTTTCATTTACTAGTCTGGGGCTTATTAATGCATAAACGGATTCAACACCTTCAATGATTCTGATCATTTGCAAAGGTTCTTCGACGAGTTGTTTCTTAGTAAAGCTTAAGAATCCTGTAATTTGCATCTGAATTTTTTCAAGTTCTTCTTCAACAATGGATAAATAATCTTTGGACTTCCGGTGTAATTCCCTTGATTTGGCTGTTTTCGCCAGATTCACGAACCCTAAAGCAACAGTCAAAGGATTTCGAATTTCATGTGCCATGCTTGCGGCCATTTTTCCTATAATGCTCATTTTCTCTTCATGGAGTCTGCTGATCGTTTTATCTTTGTCCTCCAAGGTTGTATTAATATAATTGTAGTAATATTCAAACATAGCTATTTCAAACTTATCAATGCGTGCCATGATTTCTCTGAACTGATTCCAGCAGAAACCCAAATTACTATATCCTTGAGAAACCAGTATAAGAGATTCTCTCCATACATGATTACTATGAAGAATATGACTGATTGGTATATTCCCCTTTATGAAAAACAAACAAATTTCTGGTATTAATCGAAAGAAATAATGTTGCTTATACGGGATATGTATATCATATACGTAGCCGCAATAGATACTTGTCTGTTCGATAAGCTGCTTCAATGATTGCTCTGAGTTATAAAAATCAGGGAATTGTGGTAAAAAGTTATCCATCCAACATTGAATAATTGTTTCTTGATGTTCTTTTAGATATGTGATTAAGTCTGACAAGGAACGCCCCCCTAGGTCAACAAAACTCAACTATAACATTCGACAGGTATCGGGCATTTCCTTGTCGTCACTACATACCGTATAGTGGTATTATTATCCAATTATCTTTGTGAAGTAACCGTGAGAATTGCTCCTCTGCGAGCACTTCTCATAAATCGTAAATCACTTTCTTATTCGCGAATTGTATTTCATGGGCGATTGCCCGATTCCTTCCTCCACTTAGGTGAATAACATGAGACTGTGTAATGAGCAAACCAATCAAATCCTATTTAAGGAAGGCGATAAAATGCACGATCAAATGTTGAGAAATTATGTACTCGGTACCGTTGAACCAGTCGTTCGGTATGGTTTATATGAAATGAAATACACGTCAGTCGCTCATTCCATGTTCGAGATTTCCGCCATCACATTTTTGATGGGAAGAGGTTATGATTTTCCTAACGCAAGGCGTATTGTCGAGTCTTGGGAAGTTAATGAATCTTTCCCTCCTTATCAAATCACGCCCGGATTTTAATGAAGTGGAGGAGATCCCCGTTAGTCAATTGGGGATCTCCTTTCCGTCAGATGATCTTTAGAGCACAAAAGATCTGGAAATGATGACAAGAAGAATAAAGAGTACCAATATTGCACCGGTTGATGTGTACAAACCTGCTCCAGCGACATGGCTCATCGAAATCACCTCTTGTTTGTTGTTATTTTTAACGTGCACGACAATGTATGCAGATGAATTACAGAATTCCTGTGCTATCGTCCAATTAGCGGTATGAGTTGCACGTTCTTACCCTTCTCACCGCAGGAGGGGCACGCTGATTTCGCAGCTTCGCTATTTTTAACTGGGGTACAGCAAACCACGATTTATCCATCCGCTAAATATTAAATTCACTTTAACCGAGTACAAAATGCACAATTGATTCCCGTCAAGATTCATGACGTTCCGAGTTTATCCGGTAATCACGTCTCGATTTTTTCCATCGAAGAAAAGCAACCATCACAATAAATAGGTTCATGGTAAA
Above is a window of Paenibacillus antri DNA encoding:
- a CDS encoding YdcF family protein, whose protein sequence is MLIWWILMLRKRTRVHLLILFFLVSFYASTISLVSDTILGRLEQLYEPPQNIQGEAIIVLAGGATLDTLGAGGPGDPSGETANRLLAAAALYKKLDIPIIISVGKVYPDTGFEAMVSKNWLVAMGIPENKVWVENKSRNTEDNIKYVKSILDENKITEPILVTSALHMARSVQHFEEEGIEIIPYPTGYMVSKSLKLYPERFLPSYEAVNKLGHALKEYLGLLLLRI
- a CDS encoding C40 family peptidase, with amino-acid sequence MKKVSLLLSGALLAMAFQANVALADDTKLESAVNEVVGTPYLWGGTTTEGFDCSGFLSYIFKQFSTQLPRTSKLQAEAGDKVAKADLRPGDLVFFNTDGKGISHAGVYIGDGRFAHSSSSYGVRISGLDEEYYKTRYVTARRIVYGQNYLSMEEKLSHESETTVLTESN
- a CDS encoding sensor histidine kinase, with translation MSDLITYLKEHQETIIQCWMDNFLPQFPDFYNSEQSLKQLIEQTSIYCGYVYDIHIPYKQHYFFRLIPEICLFFIKGNIPISHILHSNHVWRESLILVSQGYSNLGFCWNQFREIMARIDKFEIAMFEYYYNYINTTLEDKDKTISRLHEEKMSIIGKMAASMAHEIRNPLTVALGFVNLAKTAKSRELHRKSKDYLSIVEEELEKIQMQITGFLSFTKKQLVEEPLQMIRIIEGVESVYALISPRLVNENIRFTIEISDSKLNVQKVGLQQVLSNIINNSIDALLEIDKEREIKITGYNKENHYFLCIENNGPEVSAEIRDQMFSPFVTNKKEGTGLGLAICKQIIEKNGGRIYCDSNREKTKFTMEFPFTM
- a CDS encoding dihydroorotate dehydrogenase; translation: MSHVAGAGLYTSTGAILVLFILLVIISRSFVL